One Candidatus Gastranaerophilales bacterium DNA window includes the following coding sequences:
- a CDS encoding response regulator transcription factor produces the protein MPSVIVADDEVFVRDFLKNLLASIHFDVIAEVERGDVLPFIIAEKKPDILLLDINMPNLTGIEFLKLYRKNFPDTCIIILTSPALQSLADEAVLAGADCFLKKDTPVDKIIATIKQTWENFKK, from the coding sequence ATGCCTAGTGTTATAGTCGCAGATGATGAAGTGTTCGTTAGGGATTTTTTAAAAAATCTTTTGGCATCAATTCACTTTGATGTGATAGCGGAGGTTGAGAGAGGAGATGTATTACCTTTTATAATAGCGGAGAAAAAACCTGACATATTATTGTTGGACATAAATATGCCTAATTTAACAGGGATAGAATTTTTAAAGTTATATAGAAAGAATTTTCCCGATACTTGTATTATTATTCTGACTTCACCTGCGCTGCAATCTTTGGCGGATGAAGCGGTATTGGCAGGAGCAGATTGTTTTTTGAAAAAAGATACTCCGGTTGACAAAATTATAGCCACTATCAAGCAAACTTGGGAAAATTTTAAAAAATAA
- a CDS encoding Hpt domain-containing protein, producing the protein MDNNLEAKLKEFKKAYLAKLDNSVSSLIALINHPGKINIETLYDEVHKISGTSGVYGFRELSALATDFEFYLKKLKTVNSNADEAELKNMFIQFIKKIQQIIKEGV; encoded by the coding sequence ATGGATAATAATTTAGAGGCAAAATTAAAAGAGTTTAAAAAAGCGTATTTGGCTAAACTGGATAATAGTGTCAGTTCTCTTATTGCCTTAATTAATCATCCGGGAAAAATTAATATTGAAACTTTATACGATGAAGTACATAAAATTTCGGGTACCAGCGGGGTTTACGGCTTTAGAGAATTAAGCGCTTTAGCTACCGACTTTGAATTTTATTTAAAAAAACTTAAGACAGTTAATTCTAATGCCGATGAAGCAGAGTTGAAGAATATGTTTATTCAATTTATTAAGAAAATACAACAAATAATCAAGGAAGGGGTATAA
- a CDS encoding response regulator yields the protein MKELKKILYAEDEIDIQVIVDAIVKSMSSYEIMFCNNGQEVLDIVEEYNPDLILLDIMMPEVDGLTAFQELQKSEKTKNIPVVFITAKAQVHEVQSFLKTGVIGIITKPFDPMQLCSNINAIWEKHVDG from the coding sequence ATGAAAGAATTAAAAAAAATCTTATATGCCGAGGATGAAATTGATATTCAGGTAATCGTTGATGCAATTGTTAAAAGTATGAGCAGCTATGAGATAATGTTTTGTAATAACGGACAGGAAGTTCTTGATATTGTTGAAGAATATAATCCCGATTTGATTTTGCTTGATATTATGATGCCAGAGGTTGACGGTTTAACTGCGTTTCAGGAATTACAGAAAAGTGAGAAAACAAAAAATATTCCTGTAGTATTTATAACCGCTAAGGCACAGGTTCATGAAGTTCAATCATTTTTAAAAACAGGGGTTATAGGAATTATTACGAAACCTTTTGATCCTATGCAATTGTGTTCCAACATAAATGCAATATGGGAGAAACACGTTGATGGATAA
- a CDS encoding acetate--CoA ligase family protein, giving the protein MKQLDAIMRPTSIAIIGASTKEKTIGSELTKRLIEYKFKGDIYPVNPKADTIEGLKAYPSVGEIPGKVDFAVIIIPAKFVLETIDQCYAKGITGVCIISAGFKETGREGAELEKQLLKKLREYDMRAVGPNCLGVLNTSADVSMDATFAESLPVKGDIGFVSQSGALGGGILNILKDLNIGFAQFVSIGNQADINAETMIEYWENDDDVRQILLYMESINDPKNFRELAQRVTKKKPILALKAGRSAAGASAASSHTGSLAGADKAADALLKQCGVIREDSLADLFAMSKAFSNCPIPKGNRVAIITNSGGPGIMATDAICGYGMEMAQISDKTKEELRSFLPAAASVKNPIDMIASAPLEHYKQTIETVLADANVDMIMAIYLPFLGLKDIDVAEAMMEMKAKHPEKPIIGVFMTTNDFFAKLSDMEVNMPFYMYAEQAADAMSRLDRQRKWQERPLGTIPAYADVDKARATAIIKKSIEEGREQLTTLESIDVLDAYKIRACKYGLASDLEDAVKVANNIGYPIVMKITSKTISHKTDVGGVIVGIQSEEALRCEYEALIERLRERNILEGLEGVLIQEMVKSSREMVCGIATDPQYGPMMMFGLGGVFIEVMKDVTFRMAPLSDQDAKEMIKAVKAYKLLQGARGTTPAQIEQIEESLLRLSQLVTDFPFIDELDINPLLISEQTGEGIAVDGRIKIRMAEAKEALGMQEAGAAL; this is encoded by the coding sequence ATGAAACAACTAGATGCTATTATGAGACCCACATCAATTGCAATTATCGGCGCTTCTACAAAAGAAAAAACAATCGGAAGTGAGCTTACTAAAAGGCTTATTGAATATAAATTCAAAGGTGATATTTATCCCGTAAACCCTAAAGCTGATACAATTGAAGGTTTGAAAGCATATCCATCGGTTGGTGAAATTCCCGGCAAAGTCGATTTTGCGGTTATTATTATTCCTGCAAAATTTGTTTTAGAAACAATTGACCAATGTTATGCAAAGGGTATTACAGGCGTTTGTATAATTTCGGCAGGGTTTAAAGAAACAGGGCGCGAAGGGGCTGAACTTGAAAAACAACTTTTGAAAAAATTAAGAGAATACGATATGCGTGCAGTAGGTCCAAACTGTTTAGGTGTTTTGAATACATCTGCGGATGTATCTATGGATGCTACATTTGCTGAATCACTACCCGTAAAAGGCGATATCGGTTTTGTTTCACAATCAGGTGCATTGGGCGGCGGAATTTTGAACATATTAAAAGACTTAAATATTGGTTTTGCTCAATTTGTTTCTATCGGAAATCAAGCTGATATTAATGCCGAAACAATGATTGAATACTGGGAAAATGACGATGATGTAAGACAGATTCTTTTATATATGGAATCAATCAATGATCCTAAAAACTTCAGAGAATTAGCTCAAAGAGTTACTAAAAAGAAACCTATTTTGGCGCTAAAAGCGGGTCGCAGCGCTGCAGGTGCAAGCGCCGCCTCTTCTCATACAGGTTCTTTGGCAGGGGCTGACAAAGCTGCAGATGCCCTTTTGAAACAATGCGGCGTAATAAGGGAAGATTCTTTGGCGGATTTATTTGCAATGTCAAAGGCTTTTTCTAACTGCCCTATTCCAAAAGGCAACAGAGTCGCCATTATTACAAATTCCGGCGGTCCCGGAATTATGGCAACTGACGCTATTTGCGGTTACGGCATGGAGATGGCTCAAATTTCGGACAAAACAAAAGAAGAGCTTCGTTCTTTCTTACCGGCTGCAGCAAGCGTTAAAAATCCTATCGACATGATAGCTTCAGCGCCGTTGGAACACTATAAGCAAACTATCGAAACAGTTTTAGCTGATGCGAATGTTGATATGATTATGGCTATTTACTTGCCGTTCTTAGGATTGAAAGATATCGATGTGGCGGAAGCTATGATGGAAATGAAAGCAAAACACCCCGAAAAACCTATTATCGGTGTGTTTATGACAACAAATGATTTCTTCGCAAAACTTTCCGATATGGAAGTTAATATGCCGTTTTATATGTATGCCGAACAAGCTGCAGATGCCATGTCCCGTTTGGACAGACAAAGAAAATGGCAAGAGCGTCCTTTAGGCACAATTCCTGCATATGCTGACGTTGACAAAGCAAGAGCTACAGCTATTATCAAAAAATCCATAGAAGAAGGCAGAGAACAGCTTACTACGCTTGAAAGTATTGATGTGCTTGATGCTTATAAAATCAGAGCTTGCAAATACGGGTTAGCTTCTGACCTTGAAGATGCCGTAAAGGTTGCCAACAATATCGGATATCCTATCGTAATGAAAATTACCTCTAAAACAATTTCTCACAAAACGGATGTTGGCGGTGTAATTGTAGGAATTCAGTCAGAAGAAGCACTTCGTTGTGAATATGAGGCGCTTATTGAAAGGCTGAGAGAAAGAAATATTCTTGAAGGGCTTGAAGGCGTACTTATTCAGGAAATGGTAAAAAGCTCGAGAGAAATGGTTTGCGGTATAGCAACAGACCCTCAGTACGGACCAATGATGATGTTTGGTTTAGGCGGTGTATTTATTGAGGTTATGAAAGACGTAACCTTTAGAATGGCACCTTTAAGCGATCAGGATGCAAAAGAAATGATTAAGGCAGTAAAAGCTTACAAACTTCTTCAAGGTGCGAGAGGAACAACCCCTGCTCAAATTGAACAAATAGAAGAAAGCTTGTTGAGATTATCACAGTTGGTAACAGACTTCCCGTTCATTGATGAATTGGATATTAACCCGTTGTTGATTTCTGAACAAACAGGCGAAGGCATTGCCGTAGACGGCAGAATTAAAATTCGTATGGCAGAAGCCAAAGAAGCTTTAGGAATGCAGGAAGCAGGCGCTGCTCTTTAA
- a CDS encoding TatD family nuclease-associated radical SAM protein, protein MTETAQKENLVYFVNSKMYINVTNLCTCRCVFCIRNISSEVEGVNMWIDKQSASAQKIIEQIKLLEDKMGDEIVFCGYGEPLIEIEAVKEIAKFIKDNYPNIKIRVNTNGHANLIHKRNVVDELKGLVNSISISLNAHNAKLYNELTQNAFKDDSAYEGMKEFARLCSQAGIDTYMSVVTGYKNFRIDVNACEEIAKKSGAKLRIREYLEEGYS, encoded by the coding sequence GTGACTGAAACAGCTCAAAAAGAAAATTTAGTTTATTTTGTTAATTCAAAAATGTACATAAATGTAACTAATTTATGTACCTGTCGCTGTGTTTTTTGCATAAGGAACATATCTTCGGAAGTGGAAGGCGTGAACATGTGGATTGATAAACAGAGCGCTTCTGCACAGAAAATTATTGAGCAAATAAAACTTTTGGAAGACAAAATGGGCGATGAGATAGTCTTTTGCGGTTACGGCGAACCTTTGATAGAAATTGAAGCCGTAAAAGAAATTGCTAAATTCATAAAAGATAATTATCCCAACATAAAAATCAGAGTGAATACAAACGGGCATGCTAATCTAATACACAAAAGAAATGTTGTTGATGAATTAAAAGGGTTGGTTAACAGTATTTCTATAAGCCTTAATGCTCACAATGCCAAACTATATAATGAATTAACTCAAAATGCGTTTAAAGATGACAGCGCATATGAAGGAATGAAAGAATTTGCACGATTATGCTCTCAGGCGGGTATTGATACTTATATGTCCGTTGTTACAGGATACAAAAACTTCAGGATAGATGTCAATGCATGTGAAGAAATTGCCAAAAAATCAGGCGCAAAACTCAGAATAAGAGAATATTTGGAAGAAGGTTATAGTTAA
- a CDS encoding N-acetylmuramoyl-L-alanine amidase — protein sequence MKKYIAKIALLFVFISISLFLVSNYSKAFTNYIQIIYPKNNQIIFASSTFIVGNTSPDSSLVINNKSVKVFPSGSFVHVVNLIPGKNTISIRSNNYNQERISILSLTRKNPPDSSQRQIVIQPIPTVLIETKGYTAVRKNPGNPIRLFTVKKDNKFYADALAGGFYRVKLGNTYAYVAKKDVEADEDNRDFITQVIQNVQFEEDERNTYIKIEAEEEFPVELKASGNTLTAVLYYSKINVTDAFMQENKTDGISKIYKLTDNTLSIKLSSPQLNGYDYFYDDDYLIIKIAKPFSAGLKGKVVAVDPGHGGKDQGSVGPTAIAEKDINLGIASYLKDELEKAGATVIMTRSNDIYMGLYDRVDKAFEENADILVSIHNNAHPDGVDPYEIHGTSTYYYNDNAKFLAENIQDKLVRATGFKNLGIKTASFALTRPSYPVSVIVEVGFMINPYEYEKLIQKSFQKQAAEGIKTGIEAYFNNISEKSL from the coding sequence ATGAAAAAATATATTGCTAAAATTGCTCTGCTCTTCGTGTTTATTTCTATAAGCTTATTTCTTGTTTCAAATTATTCAAAAGCTTTCACCAACTATATTCAGATAATCTATCCCAAGAACAATCAGATTATATTTGCGTCGTCCACATTTATTGTCGGTAATACTTCCCCTGACTCATCTTTAGTTATTAATAACAAATCTGTCAAGGTTTTTCCCAGCGGAAGTTTTGTACATGTTGTTAATTTAATTCCGGGCAAAAATACGATAAGTATAAGGTCAAATAATTACAATCAGGAGCGAATCTCGATTTTAAGTCTTACGAGAAAAAATCCGCCGGATTCTTCTCAAAGGCAAATTGTAATTCAGCCTATACCGACAGTTCTAATTGAAACAAAAGGTTATACTGCCGTTAGAAAAAATCCGGGTAATCCTATCAGGTTATTCACCGTAAAAAAAGATAATAAATTTTATGCAGACGCTCTTGCGGGAGGGTTTTACAGGGTAAAACTCGGGAATACTTATGCTTATGTCGCAAAAAAAGATGTTGAAGCGGATGAAGATAATAGGGATTTTATTACACAAGTCATCCAAAATGTACAATTTGAAGAGGATGAAAGAAACACATATATTAAGATTGAAGCGGAAGAAGAATTTCCCGTCGAGTTAAAAGCTTCAGGCAATACTCTAACAGCTGTTCTTTATTATTCTAAAATAAACGTTACGGATGCTTTTATGCAGGAAAATAAAACTGATGGCATCAGCAAAATATATAAACTTACGGATAATACGCTGAGTATAAAACTTTCATCACCGCAGCTGAACGGTTATGATTATTTTTACGATGATGATTATCTTATTATTAAAATAGCTAAGCCTTTTAGCGCAGGTTTAAAAGGTAAAGTAGTAGCCGTTGACCCCGGACATGGCGGCAAAGACCAAGGGTCGGTAGGTCCTACCGCTATTGCCGAAAAAGATATTAATCTGGGGATAGCGTCTTATTTAAAAGATGAGCTTGAAAAGGCGGGTGCAACCGTTATAATGACAAGAAGCAATGATATTTATATGGGGTTATATGACAGGGTTGATAAAGCGTTTGAAGAAAATGCGGATATTCTTGTGAGTATACACAATAACGCCCATCCTGACGGTGTTGACCCTTACGAAATCCATGGTACAAGTACCTACTACTACAACGATAATGCCAAATTTTTGGCAGAAAATATTCAGGATAAACTTGTACGGGCAACGGGGTTTAAGAATTTGGGTATAAAAACGGCAAGTTTTGCTCTTACAAGACCTTCTTACCCTGTTAGCGTAATTGTTGAAGTTGGTTTTATGATTAATCCTTATGAATACGAAAAACTTATACAAAAAAGCTTTCAAAAACAAGCTGCAGAAGGAATTAAGACTGGCATAGAAGCTTATTTTAACAATATATCCGAGAAGTCTTTGTGA